One segment of Drosophila ananassae strain 14024-0371.13 chromosome 3R, ASM1763931v2, whole genome shotgun sequence DNA contains the following:
- the LOC6505366 gene encoding homeotic protein female sterile isoform X4, giving the protein MSIAAAENAGLSPSDLPDHWASGTANPATSNSSSISNSIGGNNKYSSSNISVCNLPRSSPAAATAAVTISSAAGGIGSNLLSGLHRGLALGTHPLQRATAASGGGAGAGGVAGATTAAALTLQQQQQQQQHQQQQQQLAYQQHQQQQQQHLNSHHSIQNKAAATAAHPTNIAAALQRSTAIMNAVASPISASSANPATAGRKIRRKPDSKVNLPQSQINKCNNEKRRREAENGYIEQLSEILTLNKRGDMTSTKPDKAAILNQVVRTYREICDKGQNRDISSTSTNNNSTTTTNNNNTNSNNNNNNNNNTSKPQATSTRCSRCATDNCSIHPVQQGEVSSTEPPHPEPSLLLGQVPEISAYFEALEHYISGVGWVLLQVNANGIIESCTQNIRELIGYEKQELYHQPLYMYLYHGDHAKLEPIINNMYSNPNGGGSSSINSNSGPGGSGIGGGGGPTGWGDLDELNNGNASQHSAGSNSSSGGGAGGSGGGGPSGGGKSKRISTKVRMLVKDTRTATQTSSNCEPGLEQKPLRQSGQQDKYEEVVLIAAPVKDDADASSSVLCLITRPEDESPLEINMQQHVQQQPIEQTTFKLDIHGKILSLDPTALREPFKQHLQTWVGRLWQDLCHPHDLSTLKSHLRDIQDSASAHSPGSGGTRTSTLHIPNVVSRPFRLRLGAPDVYVHVKANSRLFLNQTPGEEDFIMSVQTLLNSENDMNSNNTGSGAAGGSLGLGQLCAMSPGPSLASSLLSSLSMDGLHGGTGSGSGSGSSSSPASGMLPTHLLGGLVGGGQQGGGGNSTQTTSVGGPLMSSAIINGSGLQQQQQQQRSGASSSASSSANALVNAFTASPAPGEHGFFGTDTFEFDIAQHSSFDMDPSGGVGAWTDSRPNSRASVATPVSTPRPPSGHGFSPVVCASPATPYQLSSHSAASLASPQSNASAGGGNYGFNFQSFEAGDVKPEKDVQQQQQQQQQQQQQMQQGGNNGSGSSNNNALMGGGLPNGVGGLLLSQQQQTPPQQQQESSERLRHLLTKSQSMGGLGGLSDDEKYFKPEGSDDEKLGGGSFKMGGQSGGMTMFGPMGSMGRGGPNSSLLHKAGNSQNPMLLKLLNEKTEDDDGNGSGGGPGSMNNSRQSELMRQLKNPDGGNHGMHRPNAGGNMSNEDLKAMLKIQGDPLSRKRSLNEPDDDNSAKRSEDKPSKLCTQNKMLAKLLQNPPKLPKAPPPEQPLQVKTLPDITSSTVSSTLAAPGNLISAGSTGPKAAANRNRKQQQQQQQQQQQHNASNPSQQQQPNDVYLSQQQQQLQPPQLAFQQQQQQQLATTATTSITTAASTSSAAAAAAAAAVFPGDGDTELSKLLDSVMEYYPDDTPIVTIAPSAASAISDIQKSLMDVESAGFGNDPSQHLMMTQQQQQQQQQQQQQLLALQVAQQQQQRQQQHLQQPPAYPGMMGMHQQQHQQQQQQQQNQQQIMQRLEAMRNQGFQRPPPMYPARGRGPMNAVATPGGVVLPAQQQLRNMRQQQIAAAQQKERLLQQQQKQQLLVPENATGINAGLNNINSLMNTTVAPNVSLSRTNLPSDAQLSPNFAQTLMQQQLSPGLSTPYSPQPNQGYAPQFPQPGQRLSPQQQQQLNQQQQQQQQNNAQQQQMAYQQQQQQQQVGDGGRSNTPFGSNSGMQSPGMQNSPQQWGGGGGGGGGGGPGGPLPAGNAGRTLQQHNPMLIAQLQNQRRGLNSPGAVGPGGNSAAAALQRQNSFQGQGGGGSTTPDGSGVGFVGPQSPYGGNVNVFQQQQLQRLQRQGSVPQATQHLPGSPRFGSSPVGNNNPDSSAAAGNQQQQQQQQQQQQQQHQQQQQLMNGLSMSPHPHPHPAMMGVGGMGSGGGNGIIGLGGGGANYGGPLGGYGQSQQQPNDFYGRAQTAGNGGGGGVAGGSDFVKQELRAVVSVRKAAAAGGANAGGNVAQRGQTPQSPLQQGPVIGGGSGGGGGGVVGGANSTNAMGNVTPTGSGNVGNSMLNIPPDPTIGFSFETPDFFTSSATR; this is encoded by the exons gCTTAGCCCAAGTGACTTACCAGATCATTGGGCCTCAGGTACAGCAAATCCAGCGACCtcaaacagcagcagcatcagtaACTCCATCGGCGGCAACAACAAgtacagcagcagcaacatttcGGTCTGCAACCTGCCACGATCCTCGCCGGCCGCTGCCACAGCAGCCGTTACAATCTCTTCGGCCGCGGGCGGCATTGGTAGCAACTTGTTGAGCGGATTGCATCGCGGACTGGCACTCGGCACGCATCCACTGCAGCGCGCGACGGCAGCAAGCGGAGGCGGGGCTGGTGCTGGGGGCGTGGCGGGCGCCACGACAGCAGCGGCGCTTAcactccagcagcagcagcagcagcagcaacaccagcaacagcagcaacaactggCCTaccagcaacaccagcagcagcagcagcaacacctcAACTCGCACCATTCTATCCAAAATAAGGCAGCGGCCACTGCCGCTCACCCGACAAACATTGCAGCCGCGCTGCAGCGATCGACCGCCATTATGAATGCGGTGGCATCGCCGATCTCAGCCAGCTCTGCGAACCCAGCGACTGCCGGCCGGAAGATACGACGCAAGCCGGATTCAAAGGTCAATCTG CCCCAATCTCAAATCAACAAATGCAACAATGAGAAGCGGCGTCGCGAGGCGGAAAATGGCTATATCGAGCAGCTGTCGGAGATATTGACGCTGAACAAGCGCGGAGATATGACCTCAACGAAACCGGACAAGGCGGCTATACTAAACCAAGTGGTTCGAACG TACCGTGAGATTTGTGACAAGGGCCAAAATCGTGATATATCCTCCACGTCGACGAACAACAACTCCACGACAAcgaccaacaacaacaatacgaatagcaacaataacaataataacaacaacaacaccagcaAACCGCAAGCAACCTCAACACGCTGCAGCCGCTGCGCCACCGACAACTGCTCGATCCATCCGGTGCAACAGGGCGAGGTCTCCTCCACAGAGCCCCCCCACCCGGAACCGTCGCTGCTACTGGGCCAGGTGCCAGAGATATCGGCGTACTTTGAGGCACTCGAGCACTACATCAGCGGCGTCGGCTGGGTCCTGCTGCAGGTGAACGCCAACGGCATCATTGAGTCCTGCACCCAGAACATCCGCGAGCTGATCGGCTATGAGAAACAGGAGCTCTACCACCAGCCGCTCTACATGTACCTCTATCACGGGGATCACGCCAAGCTAGAGCCGATCATCAATAATATGTACAGCAATCCAaacggcggcggcagcagttCCATCAACAGCAACTCGGGTCCGGGTGGCAGCGGCATTGGAGGCGGTGGCGGTCCCACGGGCTGGGGTGATCTCGATGAGCTGAACAACGGCAACGCGTCGCAACACTCGGCGGGCTCAAATTCCAGCTCTGGTGGTGGTGCCGGGGGAAGCGGGGGTGGTGGTCCATCGGGCGGTGGCAAGTCGAAGCGAATTTCCACCAAGGTGCGCATGCTAGTCAAGGACACGCGAACGGCCACCCAGACATCGTCGAACTGCGAGCCAGGTCTGGAGCAGAAGCCACTGAGGCAGTCCGGCCAGCAGGACAAGTACGAGGAGGTGGTCCTTATAGCGGCTCCTGTCAAAG ACGATGCGGATGCCAGCAGCTCAGTTCTTTGCCTGATAACCCGACCCGAGGATGAGTCGCCGCTGGAGATCAACATGCAACAGCACGTGCAACAGCAGCCGATCGAGCAGACGACCTTCAAGCTGGACATTCACGGAAAAATACTCAGCCTCGATCCGACGGCTCTGCGGGAACCGTTCAAGCAGCACCTACAGACGTGGGTGGGTCGTTTGTGGCAGGACCTCTGTCATCCGCACGATCTATCCACGTTGAAGTCGCATCTCCGTGACATACAGGACTCGGCCAGCGCTCACTCCCCCGGCTCGGGGGGCACGAGAACCTCGACCTTGCACATACCCAATGTGGTGTCGCGTCCGTTCAGGCTGCGACTGGGAGCGCCCGACGTCTATGTGCATGTGAAGGCCAACTCGAGACTGTTCCTCAACCAGACGCCCGGCGAGGAGGACTTCATCATGTCTGTGCAGACGCTGCTGAACTCCGAGAACGACAtgaacagcaacaacacgGGCTCGGGAGCCGCAGGCGGTAGCCTGGGCTTGGGTCAACTGTGCGCCATGTCGCCGGGTCCCTCGCTGGCCAGCTCTCTGCTGAGCAGCTTATCGATGGACGGACTGCATGGAGGCACAGGATCGGGCTCTGGATCCGGCTCGTCCTCTTCACCGGCCTCCGGAATGTTGCCCACCCATCTGCTGGGCGGACTCGTGGGCGGCGGGCAGCAAGGAGGCGGTGGCAACAGCACGCAGACCACGAGCGTGGGCGGACCGCTGATGAGCAGCGCGATCATCAACGGCAGCgggctgcagcagcagcaacagcagcagcgatCGGGCGCCAGCTCTTCGGCCAGTTCGTCGGCGAATGCGTTGGTGAACGCGTTTACCGCGTCGCCGGCTCCCGGGGAGCATGGCTTCTTCGGGACCGACACCTTCGAATTCGATATTGCACAACATTCCTCATTCGACATGGATCCCAGCGGCGGAGTGGGAGCCTGGACGGATTCGCGACCCAACTCGCGGGCCTCGGTGGCCACGCCGGTCAGCACCCCGCGTCCTCCCTCCGGACATGGCTTTAGTCCGGTCGTCTGCGCCTCCCCGGCCACGCCCTACCAGCTCTCGTCACACTCCGCCGCCAGCCTGGCGTCGCCACAGTCGAATGCCAGCGCCGGCGGTGGCAACTACGGCTTCAACTTCCAATCCTTTGAGGCGGGCGATGTGAAGCCGGAGAAAGATgtccagcaacagcagcagcagcagcagcaacaacaacagcagatGCAGCAGGGAGGCAACAATGGTAGCGGCAGCAGTAACAACAATGCCTTGATGGGCGGCGGCCTGCCCAACGGAGTTGGTGGGTTGTTGCTATCGCAGCAACAGCAAACGCCAccccagcagcaacaggagtcCTCGGAACGATTGCGCCACCTGCTGACCAAGTCACAAAGCATGGGCGGATTGGGCGGACTGAGCGACGACGAAAAG TACTTCAAGCCAGAGGGCAGTGATGATGAGAAGCTGGGCGGTGGAAGCTTTAAGATGGGCGGCCAATCTGGCGGAATGACCATGTTTGGGCCTATGGGTTCGATGGGACGCGGTGGACCAAACTCCTCCCTGCTCCACAAGGCTGGCAACTCCCAGAACCCCATGCTGCTGAAG CTGCTCAACGAAAAAACGGAGGACGATGATGGGAACGGATCTGGTGGCGGTCCTGGCTCCATGAACAACTCCCGGCAAAGCGAACTGATGCGCCAACTGAAGAACCCAGACGGTGGCAATCACGGGATGCACAGACCCAATGCCGGCGGCAACATGAGCAACGAGGATCTCAAGGCCATGCTAAAGATTCAGGGTGATCCTCTGAGCCGCAAACGATCACTCAACGAGCCCGACGACGACAACTCGGCCAAGCGGTCGGAGGACAAGCCGAGCAAGCTCTGCACCCAAAACAAAATGCTGGCCAAGTTGCTGCAAAATCCGCCAAAGTTACCCAAAGCCCCCCCTCCCGAGCAGCCGCTGCAGGTGAAGACGCTGCCGGATATTACCAGCTCCACCGTTAGCAGTACGCTGGCAGCTCCCGGCAACTTAATCAGTGCCGGCAGTACTGGCCCTAAAGCGGCAGCCAATCGCAACCgcaagcagcaacagcaacagcagcagcagcagcagcaacacaacGCCAGCAATCCttcgcagcaacagcagccaaacGATGTCTACCTcagccagcaacagcagcaacttcAGCCGCCGCAGCTGGCCttccaacagcagcagcagcagcagctggcgACCACAGCAACTACCTCAATTACCACAGCGGCCTCCACTTCATCGGCTGCGGCGgctgcagcggcagcagcggtCTTTCCCGGCGACGGCGACACGGAGTTGTCCAAGCTGTTGGACAGCGTAATGGAGTATTATCCGGATGACACGCCCATCGTGACCATCGCACCCTCAGCGGCCTCGGCCATCAGTGATATTCAGAAGTCGCTGATGGATGTGGAGTCGGCTGGCTTTGGCAACGATCCGAGCCAGCACCTCATGATgacccagcagcagcaacagcaacagcagcaacaacaacagcagcttCTGGCCCTGCAGGTtgcccagcaacagcagcagcgacaACAGCAGCATCTTCAGCAACCGCCCGCCTACCCGGGCATGATGGGAATgcaccaacagcaacatcagcagcagcaacagcagcagcagaaccaGCAGCAAATTATGCAGCGCCTGGAAGCAATGCGCAACCAGGGCTTCCAGCGGCCACCTCCGATGTATCCTGCACGCGGCAGAGGACCCATGAACGCGGTGGCAACTCCGGGAGGCGTGGTGTTGCCTGCCCAGCAACAGCTGCGCAACATGCGACAGCAGCAGATAGCGGCAGCCCAACAAAAAGAGCGTttgctgcagcagcaacaaaagcaGCAGCTACTCGTCCCAGAGAATGCCA CTGGCATCAATGCGGGCCTCAACAACATCAACTCGCTGATGAACACTACGGTGGCCCCGAACGTGTCCCTATCGCGCACCAACCTGCCCTCGGACGCCCAGCTCAGTCCGAACTTTGCTCAGACGCtgatgcagcagcagctcagtCCTGGTCTCAGCACACCTTACAGTCCACAGCCCAATCAAG GCTATGCCCCTCAGTTCCCGCAGCCTGGTCAGCGTCTctcgccgcagcagcagcagcagctcaaccaacagcaacagcagcagcagcagaacaATGCCCAACAGCAGCAAATGGCctaccagcaacagcagcagcagcaacaagtgGGTGACGGAGGACGTTCCAACACGCCGTTTGGGTCCAACTCAGGCATGCAGTCGCCGGGTATGCAGAATAGCCCCCAGCAGTGGGGAggcggaggtggaggaggcggtggcggcggaCCAGGCGGTCCATTGCCGGCTGGTAATGCTGGCAGAACGTTGCAGCAGCACAACCCCATGCTTATTGCCCAACTGCAG AACCAGAGACGCGGCTTGAACTCTCCGGGAGCTGTTGGGCCAGGTGGAAATTCAGCGGCAGCGGCACTGCAGCGCCAGAACTCGTTCCAGGGCCAGGGCGGTGGCGGGTCCACTACGCCCGACGGATCGGGTGTGGGTTTCGTTGGCCCGCAGTCGCCGTACGGCGGCAACGTCAATGTGttccagcagcaacagttgcAGCGATTGCAGCGACAGGGCAGCGTTCCACAGGCCACGCAACATCTGCCAG GCTCGCCACGCTTTGGCTCCTCACCAGTTGGCAACAACAACCCCGATAGCTCAGCCGCCGCCGGcaaccagcagcaacagcagcagcaacaacagcagcagcaacagcaacatcagcagcagcaacagctgaTGAACGGGCTGAGCATGTCGCCGCATCCGCATCCCCACCCGGCGATGATGGGCGTCGGCGGTATGGGCAGTGGCGGCGGCAATGGCATCATTGGCCTTGGCGGCGGGGGCGCCAATTACGGCGGGCCCCTTGGCGGCTACGGGCagtcgcagcagcagccaaaTGATTTCTATGGTCGGGCGCAGACCG CTGGAAATGGCGGTGGCGGAGGCGTAGCCGGTGGCTCGGATTTCGTAAAGCAGGAGCTCCGGGCGGTGGTGAGCGTGAGGAAGGCAGCAGCCGCGGGTGGTGCCAACGCCGGGGGAAATGTGGCGCAGCGCGGCCAGACGCCGCAGAGTCCACTGCAGCAGGGACCAGTAATCGGGGGTGGCAGCGGAGGAGGCGGCGGGGGAGTTGTGGGCGGGGCCAATAGTACAAACGCCATGGGCAACGTAACGCCCACGGGCAGCGGCAATGTCGGCAACTCCATGCTCAACATACCGCCAGATCCAACAATAGGCTTTAGCTTTGAGACGC CGGACTTCTTCACCAGCAGTGCTACGAGGTGA